From Gottschalkiaceae bacterium SANA:
CTGCAATCAAACTTTTCCTCAGCTATTTTTTAATCGCTTGGGAACCAGCTGTGGGGGCGAGCATAGCTACCTTGTCTGCTTATCTTTTCATATCCATCAGTAATTTTCGCGCCGTCAAGCATTTTACTCAGATACAATTTGATAAGCGAATTTTATATGCACCGATGACTGCATCGATTGTTATGGGGATCGTCACTTATTTTGTCAATCGGATTTTTGCCAACACCTTGCTTTCGATAGGAACAGCAGCCGTGATTTATTTTGTTGGAGTTGTGGTTTTTGGCGGTATCAGGAAAGATGAAATCAAGGAAATGATCGGTCGCTAAATCTTTGCAATTCATTAAAATAGTGATAAAATTAAGATGGAGGTGGTAAAATGAAACAATTTTTAGCCATCGGCTTGGCAATTGCTTATGCTATTTTTGTTTTGGTAATACTTTTTTGGGGAGATCCAACGGATGCTTTAGCTCTTGGTTTTATTAGAGTGATGGGTGCCGTTGTGGTAATACTTCTTGGACTTTTGATAGCAGAAAGGTTTCAAGATCAGCGAAAGGAGAATGACGATGATCATCGTAAATACTGAATCTATTCCAGGGAAAGAAATTGATCAAGCATTGGGACTTGTGAAAGGTTCTACAATTCGGGCGAAACATATTGGGAAAGACATTATGTCCGGCTTCCGACAAATTGTTGGCGGCGAAATGAAAGAGTATGCTGAAATGTTGACGGAAGCGCGTCAATTTGCCACCTTGCAGATGGTGGAAGAGGCAAAAACTTTAGGGGCGGATGCAATTGTCAATGTGCGGTATACGACATCGGCAGTTATGCAAGGCGCTGCAGAAATTTTGGCGTATGGAACAGCTGTAACGTTTAAATAAGCGGAGGAAACTCCGCTTTTTCATTTGTCACGGGAGGGTTCGAATGCAAGAATTATTGGGGAAACCAGTCGCAGACGCGATTTATAAAAAAGCAAAAACAAGGATTTCTTTATTAAGGGAGTACGGATATATTCCCCGGGTTGCAATGGTGCAGATCGGCACGGCTTCGGATGATACCTTTTACAAGCACAGTTTGATACGTCAGTGTGAAAAAATTGGAATTCAAGCGGATGATGTTTCGCTGCCTCAATCTATTACGGAGGATGATTTAATTCATCAGATTCAGCGGTT
This genomic window contains:
- a CDS encoding YbjQ family protein encodes the protein MIIVNTESIPGKEIDQALGLVKGSTIRAKHIGKDIMSGFRQIVGGEMKEYAEMLTEARQFATLQMVEEAKTLGADAIVNVRYTTSAVMQGAAEILAYGTAVTFK